In a genomic window of Candidatus Competibacteraceae bacterium:
- a CDS encoding FtsX-like permease family protein has translation MVTERNLAATASPQWPTLLRMALRALRRDWRAGELRVLAAALLIAVASVAAVGFFADRIRQAMEHKASELLGADLAVSSSNPLQPTLAETARQRGLSVADILNFRSVVVSGDLTQLAEVKAVGPGYPLRGALQVSDQPFGLARTVTTIPEPGQVWLDERLLQTLGLQVGGSVNLGSRRFRIGQVLAYEPDRAGDLFSLAPRLLMNLADIPSTGLIQRGSRVEYRLLLAGAPAALQAFRSWADPVLKTGEKLQGVRDARAELRVALERAQRFLNLAALVSVILAGVGVAIAARRFAARHWDSVAILRCVGATQPLVTRLFVLELLLLAAAAGAAGLVVGYIAQYGLSGVLGQLISRTELPPPSWRPLLPALLTGFVTLLGFGLPPLLRLREVPPLRVLRRDLGPVDPRLLALYGPAVLASAALLVWQAGEWRLALYVCAGVAGTVIVLSLAAWGLVKALTLLRGRVGVAWRFGLANIARRGPGSAAQVVALGLGLMALLVLTLVRTDLLASWRSSLPADAPNHFLVNIQPGEVAAVGDFLHEHGLNGVELFPMVRGRLNAINGRAVGPDDYDNPRAKGLVEREFNLSWAERLQADNRIMAGRWWTGAEHGQGLASVEQGLAQTLGITLGDTLRFQVAGQSLDAKVGSLRRVEWDSFRVNFFVLFPPGVLDAYPATWITSFHLPKDQKPLLAELVRRYPSVTVIDVDALMGKVREIMDRVIAAVEYIFLFTLAAGLVVLYAAIQATQDERRFESAVLRTLGARQAVVRESLLAEFATLGLLAGVLAAAAATVLSFVLAVQVFDFPYRWNPWVWLLGAVAGVLGVGLAGLFGARSALSQPPWRALREL, from the coding sequence ATGGTTACCGAAAGGAATTTGGCCGCCACAGCGTCTCCGCAATGGCCGACGCTGCTGCGAATGGCTTTGCGGGCGCTGCGCCGCGACTGGCGGGCGGGTGAATTGCGGGTGCTGGCGGCCGCGCTGTTGATCGCGGTGGCTAGCGTTGCCGCCGTCGGTTTCTTCGCCGACCGCATCCGGCAAGCGATGGAGCACAAAGCCAGCGAACTGCTGGGCGCCGATCTTGCGGTATCGTCCTCGAACCCCTTGCAGCCGACGCTGGCGGAAACGGCGCGCCAGCGGGGCTTGTCGGTTGCCGACATTCTCAATTTCCGCAGCGTGGTCGTTTCTGGCGATCTCACCCAGTTGGCCGAGGTCAAGGCGGTCGGCCCCGGCTATCCGCTGCGCGGCGCGTTACAAGTCAGCGACCAGCCGTTCGGGCTCGCCCGCACCGTGACGACTATTCCCGAACCCGGTCAGGTTTGGCTGGATGAGCGTTTGTTGCAAACCCTCGGCTTGCAGGTCGGCGGCTCGGTCAACCTCGGCTCCCGCCGCTTTCGGATCGGACAGGTGCTGGCCTACGAGCCGGATCGGGCCGGCGATCTGTTCAGCCTCGCCCCGCGCTTGCTGATGAATCTGGCCGATATCCCCTCGACCGGCTTGATTCAGCGCGGCAGTCGGGTTGAATACCGGCTGTTGCTGGCCGGGGCGCCGGCGGCCTTGCAGGCTTTTAGAAGCTGGGCTGATCCCGTATTGAAAACGGGCGAGAAACTGCAAGGCGTGCGAGATGCCCGCGCTGAGTTGCGGGTCGCCTTGGAACGGGCGCAACGCTTTCTGAATCTGGCGGCGTTGGTCAGCGTCATTTTGGCCGGAGTCGGCGTGGCTATCGCCGCCCGGCGCTTCGCCGCCCGCCATTGGGATAGCGTCGCCATTCTGCGTTGCGTCGGCGCGACCCAGCCTTTAGTCACTCGGCTGTTCGTGCTCGAATTGCTGCTGTTGGCGGCGGCGGCCGGCGCAGCGGGTTTGGTGGTCGGCTATATCGCGCAATATGGGCTGAGCGGGGTGCTCGGCCAACTGATCAGCCGGACCGAATTGCCGCCCCCTTCTTGGCGGCCGCTGCTGCCGGCCTTGCTGACGGGCTTTGTGACCTTGCTCGGGTTCGGCTTGCCGCCGTTGCTGCGGCTGCGGGAGGTGCCGCCGCTGCGGGTGCTGCGGCGCGATCTCGGCCCGGTCGATCCGCGCTTGCTGGCGTTGTACGGTCCCGCCGTGCTGGCGAGCGCCGCGTTGCTGGTCTGGCAGGCGGGTGAATGGCGGCTGGCGTTATATGTCTGCGCCGGGGTGGCGGGAACGGTCATCGTGCTGTCGCTGGCGGCTTGGGGCTTGGTGAAGGCGCTGACTCTGTTGCGCGGTCGGGTCGGGGTGGCGTGGCGGTTCGGCTTGGCCAACATCGCCCGGCGCGGTCCCGGCAGCGCAGCGCAGGTGGTGGCGCTGGGTTTGGGCTTGATGGCGTTGTTGGTGCTGACCCTGGTGCGCACCGATTTGCTGGCCAGTTGGCGCTCCAGCTTGCCGGCCGATGCGCCCAATCATTTTTTGGTCAACATTCAGCCCGGCGAGGTCGCGGCGGTCGGGGATTTTCTGCACGAACACGGTTTGAATGGCGTTGAGCTGTTTCCGATGGTGCGCGGTCGCCTGAACGCCATCAACGGTCGCGCGGTGGGGCCGGACGATTACGACAACCCGCGCGCCAAGGGGTTGGTGGAACGGGAATTCAATCTGTCCTGGGCCGAACGCTTGCAGGCGGATAACCGCATCATGGCCGGTCGCTGGTGGACTGGCGCGGAGCACGGTCAGGGCCTTGCCTCGGTGGAGCAGGGTTTGGCGCAGACTCTGGGCATCACGCTGGGGGACACCTTGCGATTTCAAGTGGCCGGACAGAGTTTGGACGCCAAAGTGGGGAGCCTGCGCCGCGTCGAGTGGGATTCGTTCCGGGTGAATTTCTTCGTGCTGTTCCCGCCCGGCGTGCTGGATGCCTATCCGGCGACCTGGATCACCAGCTTTCATTTGCCTAAGGACCAGAAACCGCTGCTGGCGGAGTTGGTCCGCCGCTATCCTTCGGTGACGGTGATCGACGTGGACGCCCTGATGGGTAAGGTCCGCGAGATCATGGATCGGGTGATCGCCGCTGTCGAATACATATTTTTGTTTACCCTGGCGGCGGGCTTGGTGGTGTTGTACGCAGCGATTCAAGCCACCCAGGACGAGCGGCGGTTCGAGAGCGCCGTGCTGCGCACCTTGGGCGCGCGTCAGGCGGTGGTGCGGGAGAGCCTGCTGGCGGAGTTTGCGACGCTGGGACTGTTGGCTGGGGTGTTGGCCGCCGCCGCCGCGACCGTGTTGAGCTTCGTGCTCGCCGTGCAGGTCTTCGACTTTCCCTATCGCTGGAATCCGTGGGTCTGGCTGTTGGGCGCGGTCGCCGGCGTGCTGGGCGTGGGTTTGGCGGGTTTGTTCGGGGCGCGCTCGGCGCTGAGCCAGCCGCCGTGGCGGGCGCTGCGGGAATTGTAA
- a CDS encoding ABC transporter ATP-binding protein, translating to MVRVESLRKQVISPEGPLVILDDIHFTIQRGESVAVVGASGSGKSTLLSLLAGLDTPSGGRVWLAGVDLGGLDEDGRALLRARRVGFVFQSFQLLVGLTALENVMLPLELAGQTEARRVALDVLDRVGLKARARHYPTQLSGGEQQRVAIARAFAGDPDVLFADEPTGNLDQKTGQRIIDLLFSLNREQGATLILVTHDPELAAYCDRILELDDGRLRGESHKAGGR from the coding sequence ATGGTGCGGGTCGAAAGCTTGCGCAAGCAAGTCATCAGCCCGGAAGGCCCGCTGGTCATCCTGGATGACATCCACTTTACGATTCAGCGCGGTGAGAGCGTGGCGGTGGTCGGAGCGTCCGGCTCCGGCAAATCGACCTTGCTCAGCTTGCTGGCGGGGCTGGATACCCCCAGCGGCGGGCGGGTGTGGCTGGCCGGGGTCGATCTCGGTGGCCTGGATGAAGACGGCCGCGCCCTGTTGCGGGCGCGGCGGGTCGGCTTCGTGTTTCAGTCGTTTCAGCTGCTGGTCGGGTTGACCGCGTTGGAAAATGTGATGCTGCCACTGGAGTTGGCCGGCCAGACCGAGGCCCGCCGAGTGGCGTTGGATGTGCTGGATCGGGTCGGACTCAAGGCCCGCGCCCGCCATTATCCCACGCAATTATCCGGCGGCGAGCAACAGCGGGTGGCCATCGCTCGCGCCTTCGCCGGCGATCCCGACGTGCTGTTTGCCGATGAGCCGACCGGCAACCTCGACCAAAAGACCGGCCAGCGCATCATCGATCTGCTGTTTTCGCTCAACCGCGAACAGGGTGCGACCTTGATCCTGGTCACGCACGACCCCGAACTGGCGGCCTATTGTGACCGGATTCTGGAATTGGACGACGGGCGGCTGCGGGGTGAAAGCCATAAGGCGGGAGGTCGCTAG
- a CDS encoding arylesterase — protein MAFWLSVLLCAAPARAEPPVLLVLGDSVSAGYGIPIERGWVSLLQRRLAERGYPQRVVNASISGDTTSGGLSRLPAALQRERPAIVILELGANDGLRGQSPATISENLARLIELSQKAGARVLLAEMRIPPNYGPSYTQKFQAMFGDLAQRYSIALIPFLLDGVAGDPTLTQDDGIHPRAEAQQRILDNVWPTLEQALR, from the coding sequence ATGGCGTTCTGGCTGAGCGTTCTGCTCTGCGCTGCTCCGGCTCGCGCCGAGCCCCCGGTGCTGCTGGTGCTGGGCGACAGCGTGAGCGCTGGCTATGGCATCCCCATCGAGCGCGGCTGGGTGAGCTTGCTGCAACGCCGGTTGGCGGAACGCGGCTACCCGCAGCGAGTCGTCAACGCCAGCATCAGCGGCGACACCACCAGCGGCGGCCTGAGCCGGTTGCCAGCGGCGCTGCAACGCGAACGCCCGGCCATCGTCATTCTGGAATTGGGCGCCAACGACGGGCTGCGCGGCCAATCGCCCGCGACCATCAGCGAAAATCTGGCCCGGCTGATCGAACTGTCCCAGAAAGCGGGCGCGCGCGTGCTGCTGGCCGAAATGCGGATTCCGCCGAATTATGGCCCTTCCTACACCCAAAAGTTTCAGGCGATGTTCGGCGATCTGGCCCAACGCTACTCTATCGCCTTGATTCCCTTCCTGCTCGATGGCGTGGCGGGCGATCCGACCTTGACGCAAGACGATGGGATACACCCGCGCGCCGAGGCGCAGCAGCGGATTCTGGATAACGTCTGGCCGACGCTGGAACAGGCGTTGCGATGA
- a CDS encoding cupin domain-containing protein has protein sequence MNADDWIAHLRLEPHPEGGYFRRIYTAAWHIPADVLPDHDGARPVVTAIYYLLKGEQHSRLHRLKSDELWHFYLGSPLTVHMLDRGNQYVAWRLGANPSAGQHLYHVTHAGCWFGATVDDPNGFSLVGCTVAPGFDFADFELADRQMLLQQYPQQAELIERLTSS, from the coding sequence ATGAACGCCGACGACTGGATCGCCCATTTACGGCTCGAACCGCATCCCGAAGGGGGCTATTTCCGACGTATTTATACCGCCGCGTGGCATATTCCAGCCGATGTGCTGCCCGATCACGACGGAGCGCGGCCGGTGGTGACCGCCATTTACTACCTGTTAAAAGGCGAGCAGCATTCTCGATTGCACCGCTTGAAATCCGATGAGCTCTGGCATTTTTATTTGGGTTCGCCGCTGACCGTGCACATGCTGGATCGCGGCAATCAGTATGTGGCTTGGCGCTTGGGCGCTAACCCGAGCGCCGGCCAGCATCTGTACCATGTGACGCACGCCGGTTGTTGGTTCGGGGCCACGGTCGACGATCCCAACGGTTTTAGCCTGGTGGGTTGCACCGTGGCGCCCGGTTTCGACTTCGCCGATTTTGAATTGGCGGATCGACAGATGCTGCTCCAGCAGTATCCGCAACAGGCCGAATTGATCGAGCGTTTGACTTCATCCTGA
- the moeB gene encoding molybdopterin-synthase adenylyltransferase MoeB: MTDDELLRYSRQILLPEFDIEGQQRLRQARALIVGLGGLGSAAAMYLAAAGIGRLTLVDFDKVDLSNLQRQIIHRTADLGRPKVESARDTVLALNPLVEVIAAAKALDEAELAQHVEGAAVVVDASDNLPTRLALNAACVRAGTPLVSGAAIRLDGQVLVWRPGGEGACYRCLYRDADLNLETCAQTGVLAPIVGIIGSIQALEAIKVLTGLGEPLDGRLLLLDGARMEWRTMKVRRDPACPICGDRGA; the protein is encoded by the coding sequence ATGACGGACGATGAGTTGTTGCGTTACAGCCGGCAGATTCTGCTGCCGGAGTTCGATATCGAAGGCCAACAACGGCTGCGGCAGGCCCGCGCCTTGATCGTCGGCTTGGGCGGGCTGGGTTCGGCGGCGGCGATGTATCTGGCGGCGGCCGGGATAGGACGCTTGACGCTGGTCGATTTCGATAAGGTTGATCTGTCCAATCTGCAACGGCAGATCATCCACCGCACGGCGGACCTTGGCCGCCCTAAAGTAGAATCCGCCCGCGATACGGTGTTGGCACTCAATCCGCTGGTCGAAGTCATAGCGGCGGCGAAGGCGCTGGATGAAGCTGAGCTGGCGCAACATGTCGAGGGCGCCGCTGTGGTGGTGGACGCCAGCGACAATCTGCCGACTCGGCTGGCGCTCAACGCCGCGTGTGTTCGCGCGGGTACGCCGTTGGTGTCGGGGGCGGCGATCCGCTTGGACGGGCAAGTGCTGGTCTGGCGGCCAGGAGGGGAAGGGGCCTGTTATCGCTGCCTGTATCGCGACGCCGACTTGAATCTTGAAACCTGCGCTCAGACCGGTGTGTTGGCTCCGATAGTCGGGATCATTGGGAGTATCCAGGCGCTGGAAGCGATCAAGGTGTTAACCGGTCTTGGCGAACCGCTCGACGGCCGGCTGCTGCTGCTGGACGGCGCTCGCATGGAGTGGCGGACGATGAAAGTACGACGCGATCCGGCGTGTCCGATTTGCGGGGACCGTGGGGCATGA
- a CDS encoding PIN domain-containing protein: MILVDTGPLVALFDPADRDHLRCAQRLSRIEEPLCTTVPVLTEAFHLLDPRSIGSQRLMDFVAAHGLMVWYLDDAALVRAFELMVRYADHPMDLADASLVVLAETLKLRKILTIDRNNFSTYRIRQGHRHVSFEILS; encoded by the coding sequence GTGATCTTGGTCGATACCGGGCCGCTGGTCGCCCTGTTTGACCCCGCTGACCGCGATCATTTGCGTTGCGCGCAACGGCTTTCTCGCATCGAAGAACCCCTTTGCACCACGGTTCCGGTGCTTACCGAAGCTTTTCATCTGCTCGATCCTCGCAGCATCGGCTCGCAACGGTTGATGGATTTTGTCGCCGCTCACGGCCTTATGGTTTGGTATTTGGACGATGCCGCGCTGGTGCGGGCCTTTGAATTGATGGTTCGCTACGCCGATCATCCCATGGACCTGGCCGATGCTTCACTCGTTGTCCTCGCCGAGACCTTAAAACTACGCAAAATCTTGACCATCGACCGGAATAATTTTTCAACGTATCGAATCCGACAAGGCCACCGACACGTTTCTTTCGAGATACTGTCCTAA
- a CDS encoding MFS transporter, translated as MSNNAALNSEGYRCPGSVLLGMCIGVSLYWLFAMSMGALLPSIAATMGVPSTDPNLGLASSMAGLVAGICIVPAGGLADRYGRVLLTRIGLGIGLIGMLLAGLAPNMPMLIAGRFFQGLASSIIMPATLALVRVYYNDADRPRAISLWSMSTFGAASVSSLFGGLVATYIGWRWAFLLAVPCIFIAFWLLRGAPERKAASNPNERFDTLGFAALIVGFLALNLFISKGNAWGWANPTTIGALALFIAAMAVFVPNELRHQSPIADLRMFKSKIFTGAVVANLFINSLIGILFVIQTYLQKGRGLTPMEAALLTLGYAVTVVTMIRVGEKISLRTGPRLPMVLGALCFLVMVLLLSMTSITDNTLYFILVFAGLAAQGVGLGMFATPATGAAINTAPPDKAGVAGGIFKMASSIGGAFGIAIHLAIYGAVAASTQGNLHAAAMYSIGSGVVATLLAALVAFVLIPAKK; from the coding sequence ATGTCGAATAACGCCGCGCTAAATTCCGAAGGGTACCGGTGTCCGGGCAGTGTTCTCTTGGGCATGTGCATCGGCGTATCCTTGTATTGGCTGTTCGCCATGTCGATGGGCGCACTGCTGCCGAGCATCGCCGCGACCATGGGCGTGCCGTCCACCGATCCAAACCTGGGTTTGGCCTCCAGCATGGCGGGGTTGGTGGCGGGCATCTGCATCGTACCGGCGGGTGGGCTGGCGGATCGTTACGGGCGCGTGCTGCTGACGCGCATCGGCTTGGGCATCGGACTGATCGGCATGTTGCTGGCCGGCTTGGCTCCCAACATGCCGATGCTGATTGCGGGCCGATTTTTTCAGGGCCTCGCCTCGTCCATCATCATGCCCGCCACCCTGGCGCTGGTCAGGGTTTACTACAACGACGCCGACCGCCCACGCGCCATCAGCCTCTGGTCGATGTCGACCTTCGGCGCGGCCAGCGTCTCCAGCCTGTTCGGCGGGCTGGTCGCCACCTATATCGGCTGGCGCTGGGCTTTCCTGCTGGCCGTGCCCTGTATCTTCATCGCCTTTTGGCTGCTGCGCGGGGCGCCGGAACGGAAAGCGGCCAGCAACCCGAACGAGCGGTTCGATACCCTGGGCTTCGCGGCGCTGATCGTCGGCTTCCTGGCCCTCAATCTATTCATTTCCAAAGGTAATGCTTGGGGATGGGCCAATCCGACCACCATCGGTGCGCTCGCCCTCTTTATAGCAGCGATGGCGGTGTTCGTTCCCAACGAGCTGCGGCATCAATCGCCCATCGCGGATCTGCGCATGTTCAAGAGCAAGATCTTCACCGGTGCGGTGGTGGCCAACCTGTTCATCAACTCGCTGATCGGCATTCTGTTCGTGATTCAAACCTACCTTCAAAAAGGGCGCGGTCTGACGCCGATGGAAGCGGCGCTGCTGACCTTGGGTTACGCCGTGACCGTGGTCACCATGATCCGGGTGGGCGAAAAGATCAGCCTGCGCACCGGGCCGCGCCTGCCGATGGTGTTGGGGGCGCTCTGCTTCTTGGTCATGGTGCTCCTGCTGTCCATGACCTCCATCACCGACAATACGCTCTACTTCATCTTGGTCTTCGCCGGCTTGGCCGCCCAAGGCGTCGGCCTCGGCATGTTCGCCACGCCGGCGACCGGCGCGGCGATCAACACGGCGCCTCCGGACAAGGCCGGTGTGGCCGGCGGCATCTTCAAGATGGCCAGTTCGATCGGCGGCGCGTTCGGCATCGCTATCCATCTGGCCATCTACGGAGCCGTGGCGGCGAGCACGCAAGGCAACTTGCACGCGGCCGCCATGTACAGCATCGGCTCCGGCGTCGTCGCAACGCTGCTGGCGGCCCTGGTCGCTTTTGTGTTGATCCCCGCCAAGAAATAG
- the purU gene encoding formyltetrahydrofolate deformylase, whose amino-acid sequence MPAAPSSTFILTLDCPSAPGQIAAVSACLDGLGCYIEELAVFDDETSNRFFVRCVYHSPADPSASLARMRQEFAPVAGRFAMRWAIHAVAARPRVLLMVSKFDHCLNDLLYRWHIGELKMEVTAIVSNHPDLKPIADAHRLPYHHLPVTPDTKAAQEQQLLEIVSRTATELVVLARYMQVLSAELCEQLAGRAINIHHSFLPGFKGAKPYHQAHERGVKLIGATAHFVTSDLDEGPIIEQVVERVDHACRPEQLAATGRDMECAALARAVKYYVERRLFLNGRRTVVFR is encoded by the coding sequence ATGCCCGCCGCTCCCAGCAGCACATTCATTCTGACGCTGGATTGCCCGAGCGCGCCGGGACAGATTGCCGCTGTCTCGGCCTGTTTGGACGGTCTGGGTTGTTACATCGAAGAGCTGGCCGTGTTCGACGACGAGACCAGCAACCGCTTTTTCGTGCGCTGCGTCTATCACAGCCCCGCTGACCCGTCCGCGTCGCTGGCGCGAATGCGGCAGGAATTTGCGCCGGTCGCCGGCCGCTTCGCGATGCGCTGGGCGATCCATGCGGTCGCCGCGCGCCCGCGCGTGCTGCTCATGGTTTCCAAATTCGACCATTGCCTGAACGATCTGTTATATCGCTGGCACATTGGCGAACTGAAGATGGAGGTCACGGCCATCGTGTCGAACCATCCCGATCTGAAGCCCATCGCCGACGCTCACCGCCTGCCCTATCACCATCTGCCGGTGACCCCGGACACCAAGGCCGCCCAAGAGCAACAGCTGCTGGAGATCGTGTCCCGCACCGCAACCGAATTGGTGGTTCTCGCGCGGTACATGCAGGTGCTTTCGGCCGAGCTGTGCGAGCAACTGGCCGGTCGCGCCATCAACATTCACCATTCCTTCCTGCCCGGTTTCAAAGGCGCCAAACCCTACCATCAAGCCCACGAGCGCGGCGTCAAGCTGATCGGAGCCACCGCCCATTTCGTGACCTCGGACTTGGACGAAGGCCCGATCATCGAGCAAGTGGTCGAGCGGGTCGATCATGCCTGCCGCCCCGAGCAACTGGCGGCCACCGGTCGGGATATGGAGTGCGCGGCCTTGGCGCGAGCGGTCAAATACTACGTCGAGCGCCGGCTGTTCCTCAACGGAAGGAGAACGGTGGTATTCCGCTGA
- a CDS encoding ATP-binding cassette domain-containing protein produces MLTLRQLSLQRGGKPLFDNTSLTVYPGWKVGLIGANGSGKSSLFALLLDELHQDSGDLDRPPRWVVAHVAQETPALTVPALEYVLDGDAELRRIERELHAAEAAHDGARQADCHARFEAIDGYSARARAGKLMNGLGFAPDRLERPAAEFSGGWRVRLNLARALMCRSDLLLLDEPTNHLDLDAVLWLEQWLRAYPGTLLIISHDRDVLDNVVDRIAHIDQCRITLYAGNYAAFEEQRAARLALQQAAYEKQQREIAHLESFITRFRAKATKARQAQSRIKALERMERIAAAHVDSPFEFQFAEPGRLPNPLLAVEKVAAGYGERRVLEQVKLTLHPGTRLGLLGPNGAGKSTLIKLLAGVLPPLSGRIETGQGLAIGYFAQHQLEQLRPDWSALRHLQQLGDRATEQQLRDFIGGFGFNGDRALEPVAPFSGGEKARLALALLVWQRPNLLLLDEPTNHLDLDMRHALTLALQDYQGALIVVSHDRHLLRTVTDEFLLVADGRAQPFDGDLDDYRDWINERQRTASREAESRTTGNSNSALERREQKRQDAERRQQQAIKRKPLEQRIKKLEQQLETLHAEQSRLHDDLLEPALYEDANKTPLKALLLRKAQADKALEEIESDWLEAQEALEALARLE; encoded by the coding sequence ATGCTGACCCTACGCCAACTTTCCTTGCAACGCGGCGGCAAGCCGCTGTTTGATAACACATCGCTAACCGTCTATCCCGGCTGGAAGGTCGGCTTGATCGGAGCCAACGGCTCCGGCAAGTCTAGCCTGTTCGCGCTGCTGCTCGATGAATTGCATCAAGATTCCGGCGATCTCGACCGGCCGCCGCGCTGGGTCGTCGCCCATGTCGCCCAGGAAACGCCGGCCTTAACGGTTCCCGCGCTGGAGTACGTGCTGGACGGCGACGCCGAACTGCGCCGGATCGAGCGCGAGTTGCACGCCGCCGAAGCCGCCCACGACGGCGCGCGACAAGCGGACTGTCACGCCCGCTTTGAGGCCATCGACGGCTACAGCGCCCGCGCCCGCGCCGGCAAGTTGATGAACGGTCTCGGTTTCGCCCCCGACCGACTGGAACGGCCGGCCGCCGAATTTTCCGGCGGTTGGCGGGTGCGGCTGAATCTGGCGCGGGCGCTGATGTGCCGCTCGGATTTATTGCTGCTGGACGAGCCGACCAACCACCTCGATCTCGACGCCGTGTTATGGCTGGAACAGTGGTTGCGCGCGTATCCGGGCACGCTGCTAATAATTTCCCACGACCGCGATGTATTGGACAACGTGGTCGATCGCATCGCCCATATCGACCAATGCCGGATCACCCTCTACGCTGGCAACTATGCGGCCTTCGAGGAGCAACGCGCGGCCCGGCTGGCCTTGCAGCAAGCCGCTTATGAAAAGCAGCAACGCGAAATCGCCCACCTGGAAAGCTTCATCACCCGCTTTCGCGCCAAGGCCACCAAGGCTCGCCAAGCGCAAAGCCGGATCAAAGCCTTGGAGCGGATGGAGCGCATCGCCGCCGCCCATGTCGATTCGCCGTTTGAGTTCCAGTTCGCCGAGCCGGGACGGTTGCCGAATCCGCTGCTGGCGGTTGAAAAAGTAGCCGCTGGCTACGGCGAGCGGCGGGTGTTGGAACAGGTCAAGCTCACCCTTCACCCCGGCACCCGCCTGGGTTTGCTAGGGCCGAACGGCGCGGGCAAATCGACGTTGATTAAGCTGTTGGCCGGCGTGCTGCCGCCGCTATCCGGGCGGATCGAAACCGGTCAAGGCTTGGCTATCGGTTATTTCGCCCAACACCAATTGGAGCAACTGCGGCCCGATTGGAGCGCGCTACGGCATTTGCAACAATTGGGCGACCGCGCCACCGAACAGCAGTTGCGCGATTTCATCGGCGGTTTCGGCTTTAACGGCGACCGGGCCTTGGAACCGGTCGCGCCCTTTTCCGGCGGCGAGAAGGCACGGCTGGCGCTGGCCTTGCTGGTTTGGCAGCGGCCGAACTTGCTGCTGTTGGACGAGCCGACCAACCACCTCGATCTAGACATGCGCCACGCGCTGACCCTGGCGTTGCAGGATTATCAAGGCGCGTTGATCGTGGTTTCGCACGACCGCCATTTGTTGCGCACCGTCACCGATGAGTTTTTGCTGGTGGCGGACGGTCGGGCGCAACCCTTCGACGGCGATTTGGACGACTATCGCGATTGGATCAACGAACGGCAGCGGACAGCCAGCCGGGAAGCGGAGTCACGGACCACCGGCAACAGCAACAGCGCACTCGAACGGCGCGAGCAGAAACGGCAAGACGCCGAGCGCCGCCAGCAACAGGCGATCAAGCGCAAGCCGCTGGAGCAGCGAATTAAAAAGCTGGAACAGCAGCTGGAGACGCTGCACGCCGAACAGAGCCGCTTGCACGACGATTTGTTGGAGCCAGCGCTGTACGAGGACGCCAACAAGACCCCGTTGAAAGCGCTATTGCTGCGCAAGGCGCAAGCGGACAAAGCGCTGGAAGAAATCGAAAGCGACTGGCTGGAAGCGCAAGAAGCGTTGGAGGCGCTGGCGCGCTTGGAATGA
- a CDS encoding type II toxin-antitoxin system VapB family antitoxin, with protein MRTNIVLNDDLVNEVMRLANVKTKREAVDIVDIALRRFIASQKQRRILELVGQDLLDPT; from the coding sequence ATGCGCACCAATATCGTTCTCAATGACGATCTGGTCAACGAAGTCATGCGTTTGGCGAACGTGAAAACCAAGCGGGAAGCGGTGGATATTGTGGATATCGCTTTACGGCGGTTTATAGCCAGTCAGAAGCAGCGACGCATTCTCGAACTGGTGGGTCAGGATTTACTTGACCCGACCTAA